From one Marmota flaviventris isolate mMarFla1 chromosome 1, mMarFla1.hap1, whole genome shotgun sequence genomic stretch:
- the Cdc34 gene encoding ubiquitin-conjugating enzyme E2 R1 isoform X2, with product MARPLVPSSQKALLLELKGLQEEPVEGFRVTLVDEGDLYNWEVAIFGPPNTYYEGGYFKARLKFPIDYPYSPPAFRFLTKMWHPNIYETGDVCISILHPPVDDPQSGELPSERWNPTQNVRTILLSVISLLNEPNTFSPANVDASVMYRKWKESKGKDREYTDIIRLLEATSAQGQQLQMGTPTPVRSAQPVQPNFWPLLCF from the exons ATGGCCCGGCCACTGGTGCCCAGCTCGCAGAAGGCGCTGCTGCTGGAGCTCAAGGGGCTGCAGGAGGAGCCGGTGGAGGGCTTCCGGGTGACGCTGGTGGACGAGGGCGACCTGTACAACTGGGAGGTGGCCATCTTCGGGCCTCCCAACACCTACTACGAGGGCGGCTACTTCAAG GCTCGCCTCAAGTTCCCCATTGACTACCCTTACTCTCCACCAGCCTTTCGGTTCCTGACCAAGATGTGGCACCCAAACATCTATGAG ACAGGGGACGTATGCATCTCCATTCTCCACCCACCTGTTGATGACCCACAGAGTGGGGAGCTGCCCTCGGAGCGGTGGAACCCCACACAGAACGTCAG GACCATCCTCCTGAGTGTGATCTCCCTGCTCAACGAGCCCAACACCTTCTCACCGGCCAATGTGGATGCCTCTGTGATGTACAGAAAGTGGAAAGAGAGTAAGGGGAAGGACCGGGAGTACACGGACATCATCCG CCTGTTGGAGGCCACCTCTGCCCAGGGGCAGCAGTTGCAGATGGGGACACCAACCCCAGTCAGAAGTGCCCAGCCAGTTCAGCCCAATTTCTGGcctcttctttgtttttga